The DNA region AAAGTTACGCAAACAATCATTGCCCCTAATCGGCTACCTTGAGTACTAGTGGCTCTGCTCTCCCCAACACTGCGTCAAAACATCTGCAACGGGTCCATTTACAGAGAGTTTGCGAACAAACAAGCATCCGCCTTCAAGAGAGGAGATGGAACAGTATCCAGTGCAGAGTACACCCTTGCGTGTTGTAAGGCTATCTTGGCCTcagcaggggggggggggctgttTCGTTGTCAATGCCGGACATTgaaaaaaaataaaaaccAGCCAGAGTCCGATGTCGTTCGGAGTACATTACATGCGAGAAAATGGCGAtgccgtctcctcctcctcctcctccataACCCATTTCGCTCTTCTTCCAAGTAGTGAATTCCTGCAGTCAGATACACGGGCAAATCACAATGCGACGAGTTCCTGTGAAGAAGAGGCCGGACGCCTTACGCCTTGTACAAAGTCAAGGCCTTGTCTATGCTGACGCCGTCGGACCCCATGGATCAGAAACCTACTGGCCAGACAACCGGTATTACTCTTTCACCCTTGAAGAGATTGAACTCCTCGAGAGAGCCGCCAAGGACGTGTTCGACATGTGCTGCGAGACGGCTGACTAtctcgtcgaccgcccaGACGTCATGGAAAAGATGGCAATTCCTGCATTCGCGTTCAAGCAGATTATAGAATCCTGGAACCGCGAACCGGCCTGGGGAAGCGTCTACGGACGGTTTGATGTCTGCTTTGGAGGGCTCCAGCATCCCGATCCGCGTTTGCGCACGCCAAAGTTCTACGAGTTTAACGCAGACACGCCGACATCGCTGCTCGAGAGTGCCTGTATACAATGGTTGTGGCTTGAGCAGACGGGTTGTGGAAACGACCAATTCAACAGCATCAACGAAAGTCTGGTTGAGGCCTGGAAGCGTAACCTGACGCTTatcgacgagaagctcggccaCAAGTCCACAGTCTACTTCGCGACCTGCGACTCGGACTCCACCGGAGAGGACGCCATGAACGCCATGGTCCTGATGGAGACCTGCCAAATTGCAGGGTGGGAGACCAGAGCCATCTCCATGGGAGAGATTGGCATATCCCTGGAAGACGGTCGCTTCTACGACACCAAAGGCAACCACCTTGACGTTGTCTTTAAGCTCTACCCATGGGAGTTCATGGTGGAGGACGCACCCGGAAAAGCGTGTTTCACTGACATGGACAGCAGCGACGGCACCATCTGGATCGAGGCGCCGTACAAGATGCTCTGGAGCAACAAGGCGCTCTTCGCCGTCCTCTGGTCCCTCTTCAAGGATGACGAGCGGTCAAGGTGGCTCCTCCCGACATAtttcgagggcgacgacgtcccgGCGTCGCTCACGAAATATGCGCGGAAGCCCATCTTCTcccgcgagggcggcggcatcaccctcgaggaggacggcagGGTGATACAGGACTCGGCCGACGAGAGCTACGGGAAAGAAGGCCACGTGGTCCAGGAGctggcgctgccgcccgaGTTCAAGGACCCGGGAGGCCGGTCCCACTACCCCGTGCTCGGGATCTGGATGGTGGACGGGGAGCCCGCGGGCATGGGCATCCGGGAGGCCGCGACGCCAATCACCACGAACGTCTCGGCGTTCGTCCCGCACTCCATCGAGGACGGGCCCGTCAACTACGAGCGTCGGGATGTCCCGACCAAGGAGGAGATTGACCGGGCCCTGAGCGTTGATCAGTTGTGCGATCCCGAAAGGGAGGCGCTGGCGCAGAGCGAAATGGTCCGGTTTATTGAAAGGATCACAATGTGAAATTTTCGGCGCCATGGAGCAGACGTGATTATTGGGGTAGACCATTATAGCAAACTAATGATTAGAAACATGGTTCTTCTGTGCAGTCATCTTTGTGAAGCACGAGACGTTGTTTCGATGCTTATTGCAAACTACCGAAGTTGACTCCATGTCTTTGTGATACATATATGACCTGCCAGAGCCGCACGTGGAGTTTTGACGTCGAAGTGGCCCACCGGGCCAAAGAGACCATCATATAACTTCACAAGGCTTTTTCATGTTGTCTTCTGGATGGGCGTGCCGCTGGAGCCCGTCTTGTTATTTATTGTGACCTACCCTGGATATGCATAGAAGCCATGTCCGTCAAGCCTCTGCTTTCATTTTGCGAAATTTTGAAACCTAAGAAGCCAGAAATGAACCATTGCAGATTGATCGGACCAGGTGTAGCCAATGCCCCCCAGCCCTATTGCCCAGGTTTAAGGATGAAAAACGAGTCTAAAGCATCCCACTAGAAAGCTTGTGAATGTCTTGAAGCtataacgtcgggcacccacttatAGGCACCCCCTACATTTaggcaccccaaaaatgaagctatctctattataactattaactttaattaattattgCACTCTTCTAGATGCTACTACAATACAGCTTTTAGCTTTACTAGGTAAATTAGACTTACTGGACTTATTTGTAATATCCTCTTTTTTACTAGCCTCAATTTAAGCCTTCTAAATGTCCTTAATATTAGCGAACTTAGTATTTAAGTTAATTTAGActattcttctttttcttaCTGTATTATTAGTAACTTAAGCTTATAGGAACTCtagcttatactaagtagTTACTAGTTTATAAGCCTACTTACTAAAGTctttttttacttttataaaaAGGAGGcattaagtataaatattattatttagCTCTATAAATAGCTTTAGTTACTTAATTAGGTCCTTTATCTTCCTtagtattaattatactattgTAGATAATATAGATACTTATTCTTTATCTCCCTAGCCTCTAGACTACTCTTTACTAACTTAATTTAATACCCttagtattaataggagTAGTAACTTACTTATAAGGGGCTTTACTATAGAAATAGACTATAGACTAGTCTATTTCTATTTACTTCTAATATTCTGCATTATTAGGCTTACTAAATAAGCCTTTTATTAGAATAATACAATTATAtaactatataatacttacAAATGTAGAGTAGAGTATATAGactaaattatatagtacttacttatatataggGGAATTATTACTTAGCTTAGCTTAAATAACTTAAGGCTAAATAAgatagtatatttattttatataattctAATTTTATAGTTAAAAAGGAcaattataaatattattcttTAGTTTACTCTACattttaagtacttatatatatatataaagcctatttaatactaattagtaattacttagtaattatataagattactttatataattataaattagTAAGAGTAAAGAGATAAgaattaatatactaaatattatatattaatatactttaaTTCTACTTACTATTACCTTCTAGTAAGAATTAAGTAAATAAGTATAAAATATTTTATACTAATTCCTTATTCCTATTTACTATTACTTTCTAGTAAGAATTAAGTACTAGAAGTAAAAtaattactactatagtattatataaaaagaATCTCTATTATTACCTTTAAGTAAGAATTAAATAGAGACTCctattatataatatttagagtatatagtatatactaGAGTATAAAAgaagaataataataatttaatactatacAATATAATACAATTACTATTATAGCTACTTTAGAAGAATTAAAAGTAAGCTAATAGAATTAAATTTAAAAGAAAGAATCTTAcctacttatatataaagagaTAAGTACTAAAAGTTAGattctacttattatatagaGGAAAGTAATAAATTTAAAATATTAGAgtaatttaattaatattaataaggAATTAAACTAAGAGGAgttaataatatatattaaatatataattatagagattctttatattaatagtaaaaGAGATTTATTAAAGATAACTCTATATAAAGACTTTTACTATTAAATATTAATCTAGTAGGACTATATTAGTTAATTCTATAGAGTAGAGCTTATATAAATTCTTAAATTAAAGGGATTCTATTTTAACTCTATATAAAGcttaatataataaattataaatttaattTAAGTAATTTTATAGGAGTTTAATACTTAGAATAAGTAATTTACttcttatataataattacttTAGAATAGattttaataattataaatatacttatttaaaattcTAAATTAATTATTCCCTAGACTGCAGCTAAATTAGTAATAgacttaattaagtacttatataatatataaataagtTAAGAATTAATTATCTAAAATTAGCaactaattatatagaatataCTATTAGGAATATAGTTTACTTAAGAGGTTAATAGTTTCCTATAATTTTAAAGTTGTATAATACCTCTCTATTAAAGAGATAGTATTTATAATCTTCTACTAAAGTGTATAGTTTAGAATAAACTATATAAGctaagtatagtatttattttTTAGAAGGGATAGTAGAAAGATAGAAACTATACTAGTAAATTGTAtaatattttatataataaggcTAAAGTTTTTATTAGCTTCTATTAATAACTCTATATTATAGAGGATTAATACTATACTGTATTTTTAAATATTCTTAAAAATTATATAGAAGAATTCTATTTGTATTATATTAATCTAATTAGAAAGTAGAATAAAATGTACaatatactaaataagtattttaatactaatattaattatagcCTCTATTAGGCTAATTAGACTATAAtattctttatataaattaaatagGAGAATTCTAATAAAATACCTATAGAAGTACTTAAAACTctttttaataaaatacCCCTTATATAATAAGCCCTTAAATTAGAATTCTAGAGTAAAATTATACTTTGTATGTAAGTtacttaagtatactaaGAAGTACTTAAATTTAAGACTACTCTAAGTAATTTTAAAGTAgactatatatataaagaattCTTCTTAAACTTTAGGGCTTCCCTCTAAATTGCCCTTAATTAAAAAATAACTTTATACAATatttactttataaatagGAGGTACACCTCTAACTATAAGAGATATTTTAAGTAGCTATACAATAGAAGTCCTCTTAAATAACTATTTAATAGAGGGAAAAACTAACTCTTTATAAAGTAAGGac from Colletotrichum higginsianum IMI 349063 chromosome 4, whole genome shotgun sequence includes:
- a CDS encoding glutathionylspermidine synthase, encoding MRRVPVKKRPDALRLVQSQGLVYADAVGPHGSETYWPDNRYYSFTLEEIELLERAAKDVFDMCCETADYLVDRPDVMEKMAIPAFAFKQIIESWNREPAWGSVYGRFDVCFGGLQHPDPRLRTPKFYEFNADTPTSLLESACIQWLWLEQTGCGNDQFNSINESLVEAWKRNLTLIDEKLGHKSTVYFATCDSDSTGEDAMNAMVLMETCQIAGWETRAISMGEIGISLEDGRFYDTKGNHLDVVFKLYPWEFMVEDAPGKACFTDMDSSDGTIWIEAPYKMLWSNKALFAVLWSLFKDDERSRWLLPTYFEGDDVPASLTKYARKPIFSREGGGITLEEDGRVIQDSADESYGKEGHVVQELALPPEFKDPGGRSHYPVLGIWMVDGEPAGMGIREAATPITTNVSAFVPHSIEDGPVNYERRDVPTKEEIDRALSVDQLCDPEREALAQSEMVRFIERITM